The window TCACAAGCAGCGGTCCGTCTCCCACACCTTCTCCCACGGCAACAGTGTCGCCCTCGCCATCACCCACAGCTTCGGCTTCACCATCACCGTCACCAAGTTCGACAGCGTCCAAGGCCCCTTCCAGGAAAGGATAACCGGCCCCTTACCTGCGAAGAAAGGCTTTAAAAGATCTGGCCACAGGATTTCCCTGTGGCCCTTTTTTTGAGGTGCGCTCAGGGGTGTCTCTCAGTCTCTTATAGAAGGAGTAAGGACAGGCTCGAGCGTCCTGGATTATAATCATGACACCTTCTGCAAGGTCGCCTGACCCTCTGTTGAGACTGCAGGCAATGTTATGCCGAAGTTTGTCCACGCGCCCTATGTGCCTTTCTGTTCGGCATGATCAGCGCCTGTGAGGGCTGTGCTGCCACAATAGAGGAGGATTCCAGCGGGGAAAATACCTGAAAAAAGCTATTATTGTCACTTTATAAAGGGATCGCGGCGCTTAGGGAAAAGACTGCCGGGAGCGCGGGCACTGGCAGCGGCCCGGGTTAAGGCGTTGCGGTCCCCGGGCCGGTTTTGAGAAACTTTCCGCATTCTAAAAATTTTAACAGAATGCTTACAATTTGGCAATACAGGTATGGTATATTATAAACATAAAGAGATGTTGACAATAAAAAATGTCATCAATGAGGGGGAGGAGTCCACAGTGCATATCAGAGTCAAGGCTATCAGCATTGAGATCGGCACCGGTTCTCCGGAAAAAGAGAGAGGGAGCACCAAGGGCACGCACGGCTTCAGATGGAATTACACGCAGGCAGGCAACGCGGAAAAAGCGCCGCCTTCTCAGGGCGTGTATCACGGTTTCCCCCCCTCCCGGCCCCGTCTTGCAGGCCCGGACCCGGATTCCGAAAGCACTTTCGCCACAGGAACTTCAGGGGAGTCACAATATTTTGATGCCGCCGCCTTCAGGGGCACTGGGAGAGAATGTGCTGCGGGAAAACAGGGAGGGAAAGGCCTCATCCTCATGATTGTCGTCCCCTGCGCCCTGTTCTTCATGCTGGCTCTCTACAGCATGGTGAAGAACGAGGGCCCGATGGCTGCTGGACCAAGGGTTTCCCAGGACCTCTCTGCCCTCCCGACGGCCTATGCCGCCATGGAAGATGCTGCAAAATACCAGGCCGATAGCGACGCCACACACCCGGGAGTACTGCTGGTGAGAGAAAATTTCCGGGCCATCAATGCAAAGAATTTTCAGCATGTCTATTCCATCCGCGCAAGGAATATAAGAGAAAAGAGAGATGCGGACTTCTACAGGGAGCTTTATGCCAATAACCTCTCCATAGAGGTCACCGGCGCTGAACTCGGCTATAGCAGCAAGAGCCAGGCCCTTGTGAACATCAAGCTTTGCTCCCGGGACGAATACAGGAACAAAATGGAAAAGGCTCTCTACACGGGATGGTTTATCGTGGTGAAAGAAGATGACCGCTGGAAGATCTGTGATTCCCATATAAGGAAGGTCAATGACCCGGGCGGTTTTCTTGCAAAGAGCCTCTAAAGGCGATGCTGCTTCTTAACAAGAATAGACCGGAGAAAAGATGGTGACGTCTCCACAGGTGAGGGTGAGCATGCCGCCGGCGTATTCGGCCCTGAGAGAGGCCCTGTCGAAAATGATCCGGCAGAGGGTATCGACGAAGTCTGCCTCAAATGCCTTCACCACAATGGATGCGCCACCTTGCCTCTCCCTGAGGAAGAACCTTGCAAAGCTTTCAGCCTCATGGTGAAGCCTCTTGAAAACCACTACCTCTGCCTGCGGAAATCTGCCGAGGACTCTCCTGAGCTTTGAAGGAGCAGTGTCAGCGCATTCAATCCAGCGCTTTACGGCGCCCTTTTCATCAAAAACCGTCACGTCGGGCCGATATTTCCATCCCGTAGGATGCTCCACCTCGGGCTTTTCATGGGCATAGAGCAGAGAGGCGATAAGCTTGAGGACGACGTGATCCATCGACTCACCCGGCCTTATGGAAAAAAAGCGCTTGCCGTAATGTTCTCCGTTTACCGTGATAGTGAACTGGAATTCTTTTTTTCCCATGGAGAGGGTTTCCAGGGCCGGCCGGCTGTTCCCTCCAGGGCCTGCAAGGACATCCCGGTAGGAGCGGCGGGACCGTGAGGGCATAATGTGGAGAAGGCTTCCTGTTGACGACCCGCTGGGAGAGACTTTTATCTTCACCTCTCCATTCCTTACGATACTGCAACAGACGGCTACTTTTACCTTGAAGGGATCGTCAAGGTGAATATTGTTCCATTGTCTCTCTCCACCTGGATTTGGGCTGAAATCTGGCTGGAAAGGTCACTTACGAGCTGGAGACCCAGCGTGGAGCAGTTCTCAATGTTGACGGATTCGGGGAGGCCTGTGCCGTCATCGCAGACGCGAAGAACAAGCCGGCCCTCCTGTGAAGCTGTTAAATGCACTTTGATCTGGCCTTTGTCTCTCCCTTGAAAGGCATATTTCAATGAGTTTGATACGAGCTCAAGCACGATAAGGCTGCAGGGGATGGCCATGTCGAGAGAGAGCTCAGTGCGTTCTGCTCTCACGGAGTAGGTGATGCCCCTCTTGCCATAAGAGGCGAACAATGATGAGAGAATGCTCTTCAGATAATCCCCGAAATCTATCCGGGAGAAACTTTCCGTGCCATAGAGCTTTTCATGGACAAGGGCCATGGAGCGCACCCTCTCGCGGCAGTCCCTGAGGGCGAGCTTGAGCGTTTCATCGCTGATGGCTCTCTCCTGGAGGCTGATCAGGCTTGAGACGAGCTGCAGATTGTTTTTCACACGGTGATGAATCTCCTTGAGGAGCACCTCCTTCTCCCTGAGGGAGGCGCGGAGGGATTCCTGGGCCTTGAGCCTGGCCAGGGTGCCCCCGATCTGCAGGGCGATAGATTCAATGCCTA is drawn from Candidatus Eremiobacterota bacterium and contains these coding sequences:
- a CDS encoding YaeQ family protein yields the protein MKIKVSPSGSSTGSLLHIMPSRSRRSYRDVLAGPGGNSRPALETLSMGKKEFQFTITVNGEHYGKRFFSIRPGESMDHVVLKLIASLLYAHEKPEVEHPTGWKYRPDVTVFDEKGAVKRWIECADTAPSKLRRVLGRFPQAEVVVFKRLHHEAESFARFFLRERQGGASIVVKAFEADFVDTLCRIIFDRASLRAEYAGGMLTLTCGDVTIFSPVYSC